Proteins encoded within one genomic window of Actinoplanes octamycinicus:
- a CDS encoding TetR/AcrR family transcriptional regulator, which translates to MQGGPTLRADAQRNRVRILGAAEAVFAEFGAGASTEEVARRAGVAIGTVFRHFPTKDDLLAAIMKQLLVRLVTEAGELGGGDGLFEFFRRLVTQAADKRSVVELLARADVDIRLPDAIGHLEQAVDDLLRQAQAAGMVSTEARLPVVMALLLSVCQGALVGSWDQGLQDHTLGVIFAGLAPRHDG; encoded by the coding sequence ATTCAGGGCGGGCCGACGCTCCGGGCCGACGCGCAGCGGAACCGGGTCCGCATCCTGGGGGCGGCGGAGGCGGTGTTCGCCGAGTTCGGGGCGGGGGCGTCGACCGAGGAGGTGGCGCGCCGGGCCGGGGTGGCGATCGGCACGGTGTTCCGGCACTTCCCGACCAAGGACGACCTGCTTGCCGCGATCATGAAGCAGCTGCTGGTCCGGCTGGTCACGGAGGCCGGTGAGCTGGGTGGCGGCGACGGGTTGTTCGAGTTCTTCCGGCGGCTGGTGACGCAGGCCGCCGACAAGCGGTCGGTCGTCGAGCTGCTGGCCCGGGCGGACGTGGACATCCGGCTGCCGGACGCGATCGGGCACCTGGAGCAGGCCGTGGACGACCTGCTGCGGCAGGCCCAGGCCGCCGGGATGGTGAGCACGGAGGCGCGCCTGCCGGTGGTGATGGCGTTGCTGCTCAGCGTCTGCCAGGGCGCGCTGGTCGGCAGCTGGGATCAGGGACTGCAGGACCACACCCTCGGCGTGATCTTCGCCGGGCTGGCGCCGCGGCACGACGGCTGA
- a CDS encoding nuclear transport factor 2 family protein: MRERWLAGQSTYDGDMLAEDVVVETPFAPPGRPTRTEGRERVLGQTRAGRASFPVRFDDCRHVVIHETADPDVIIVEYELVGTHTVTGTQASAPFIGVLRTRDGLLAGWREYQHTMAIAAALTAT; encoded by the coding sequence ATGCGTGAGCGGTGGCTGGCCGGGCAGTCCACCTACGACGGTGACATGCTCGCCGAGGACGTGGTGGTGGAGACGCCGTTCGCCCCGCCCGGGCGGCCCACCCGGACCGAGGGGCGCGAGCGGGTCCTGGGGCAGACCAGGGCCGGGCGCGCGAGTTTTCCGGTTCGCTTCGACGACTGCCGCCACGTGGTGATCCACGAGACCGCCGACCCCGACGTGATCATCGTCGAATATGAGCTGGTCGGCACCCACACGGTGACCGGCACGCAGGCGTCGGCGCCGTTCATCGGGGTGCTCCGGACGCGCGACGGCCTGCTCGCCGGTTGGCGCGAATATCAGCACACGATGGCCATCGCCGCCGCCCTCACCGCCACCTGA